The following are encoded together in the Holophagales bacterium genome:
- the hybB gene encoding Ni/Fe-hydrogenase cytochrome b subunit, with protein sequence MLVGVFAFCALFFAYRFAAGLGASTALNDGYPWGIWIAFDVVVGTALGCGGYAVALLVYILNKGTYHPLVRPALLTSALGYTMASIAIHFDVGRPWLLYRIPLFPAHWNFDSALFEVALCVMTYVAVLWLELSPAFMEKWSQGPAGFLKRTSEKAAPIVDKAMPWLIALGLLLPTMHQSSLGTVMLLTGQKLHPLWNTPLLPLLFLVSCLGMGYAVVVFESALSAGVLGRRRETPMLASLAGVMVPVLAIFTLVRFVDLGLRGRLGLLGTFDLYTGMFLLETVLFLAPAFMLLSQKARSDAGNLFRAAMVMILAGSVYRLDAYIVAFRPGSRFAYFPSFAELMVTLGVVALEVILYVVIVKYFPILSAPGAEAPARTARA encoded by the coding sequence ATCCTCGTCGGCGTCTTCGCGTTCTGCGCCCTCTTCTTCGCCTACCGCTTCGCGGCGGGCCTCGGCGCCTCCACCGCCCTCAACGACGGCTATCCGTGGGGGATCTGGATCGCCTTCGACGTCGTGGTGGGAACGGCCCTCGGCTGCGGCGGCTACGCGGTGGCGCTCCTCGTCTACATCCTCAACAAGGGGACGTACCACCCGCTCGTCCGCCCGGCGCTCCTGACGAGCGCGCTCGGGTACACGATGGCGTCCATCGCGATCCACTTCGACGTCGGGCGCCCGTGGCTCCTCTACCGGATCCCGCTCTTCCCCGCGCACTGGAACTTCGACTCGGCGCTCTTCGAGGTCGCGCTCTGCGTCATGACGTACGTCGCGGTCCTCTGGCTGGAGCTCTCGCCGGCGTTCATGGAGAAGTGGAGCCAGGGACCGGCCGGGTTCCTGAAGCGGACCTCGGAGAAGGCGGCCCCGATCGTCGACAAGGCCATGCCGTGGCTGATCGCCCTCGGCCTCCTCCTGCCGACGATGCACCAGTCGTCCCTCGGGACCGTCATGCTCCTGACGGGGCAGAAGCTGCACCCGCTCTGGAACACCCCGCTCCTGCCGCTCCTCTTCCTCGTCTCCTGCCTCGGCATGGGCTACGCCGTCGTCGTCTTCGAGTCGGCGCTGTCCGCCGGAGTCCTCGGACGGCGAAGGGAGACGCCGATGCTGGCGAGCCTGGCCGGGGTCATGGTCCCGGTCCTCGCGATCTTCACCCTCGTCCGGTTCGTCGACCTCGGCCTGAGGGGCCGGCTCGGACTCCTCGGAACCTTCGACCTCTACACCGGGATGTTCCTCCTCGAGACGGTCCTCTTCCTCGCGCCGGCCTTCATGCTCCTCTCGCAGAAGGCGCGGAGCGACGCGGGGAACCTCTTCCGGGCCGCGATGGTCATGATCCTGGCCGGCTCGGTCTACCGGCTCGACGCCTACATCGTCGCCTTCCGGCCGGGCTCGCGCTTCGCCTACTTCCCGAGCTTCGCGGAGCTGATGGTCACCCTCGGGGTCGTGGCGCTCGAGGTCATCCTGTACGTCGTCATCGTCAAGTACTTCCCGATCCTGTCGGCGCCGGGTGCGGAAGCGCCCGCGCGGACGGCGCGCGCGTAG
- a CDS encoding protein kinase, producing the protein MNRASSDGPRRRAARSLRAARLLVGRAALEIAASPGAWVQVVDRVRAELGREPLGTDVVGPRGFSLLWAEEEGRPALLPLERLEPLGKGGMNSVSRSADLLAGRALVVRRLIPAESAVEEEMRRRRNELVRERLSVLHRHPVLQRFWGSGSVDGEPCELFDFAPGTTLARYVKEKGLTYGALLDLAWHGARGLLHLARHGLVHGDVKPENFCVDERRTGGDARLRVGLIDFDIVSTVEEQLYQYRLSNTLDGTLPYMPPENFVQTVPEDQEDCRRMVLTKDVYALGITLVRIVNGRFPEGFYTSMTSLVLKKERLEEMPVALPAALPEALRRLVLSMCATNWRERPGLPVVVRALESLRGAATPGDRARLVASPRVEPVVEAPARVPEEFVGPYRLVDAAFAARTPGDGQARPLAELHDPFGRRLVGVPFEFRSATEEAAFYEQRRALLGDLNGVRLRHPELFPGSFRDLVRQGIGDDLFLVWIVRPLLEGAIDLDRYLSTERPDASLPERVAILRRVAEGLAALEEAGYTLATVSPQLVFFVPPPPEGADEPSPTQAGLTRPVAALFDIPAVSTGRRFRQELMGTASAVKATSDATGRVVAGFFDVAARMKVLAMLGGAERDAFVQVSDAQGWAERVDLLRWIETRLR; encoded by the coding sequence TTGAACCGAGCTTCGTCCGACGGGCCGCGGCGGCGCGCCGCGAGGTCTCTGCGCGCAGCGCGCCTGCTCGTCGGGCGGGCCGCGCTGGAGATCGCCGCGTCGCCGGGGGCCTGGGTTCAGGTCGTGGATCGCGTGCGGGCCGAGCTCGGCCGAGAGCCGCTCGGGACGGACGTGGTCGGGCCGCGCGGGTTCTCTCTCCTGTGGGCGGAAGAGGAAGGGCGTCCAGCGCTCCTTCCCCTGGAGCGCCTCGAGCCCCTCGGCAAGGGAGGGATGAACTCGGTCTCCCGCTCGGCGGATCTTCTCGCCGGGCGGGCGCTCGTCGTCAGGCGGCTCATCCCGGCCGAGTCGGCCGTGGAGGAGGAGATGCGGCGCCGCCGCAACGAGCTCGTGAGGGAGCGCCTCTCCGTCCTCCACCGCCACCCGGTGCTGCAACGTTTCTGGGGAAGCGGGTCCGTCGACGGCGAGCCGTGCGAGCTTTTCGACTTCGCTCCCGGAACGACGCTGGCACGGTACGTCAAGGAGAAGGGCCTGACCTACGGCGCGCTCCTCGACCTCGCCTGGCATGGCGCGCGGGGCCTCCTTCACCTCGCGCGGCACGGCCTCGTCCACGGAGACGTGAAGCCGGAGAACTTCTGCGTAGACGAGAGGCGGACGGGGGGCGACGCGCGGCTGCGCGTCGGCCTCATCGATTTCGACATCGTCTCCACCGTCGAAGAGCAGCTGTACCAGTACCGCCTCTCGAACACGCTCGACGGCACTCTCCCGTACATGCCCCCCGAGAACTTCGTTCAGACGGTGCCCGAGGACCAGGAGGACTGCCGCCGGATGGTCCTGACGAAGGACGTCTACGCCCTCGGCATCACCCTCGTCCGCATCGTGAACGGCCGCTTCCCCGAGGGCTTCTACACGAGCATGACGTCGCTCGTCCTGAAGAAGGAGCGACTCGAGGAGATGCCCGTGGCCCTCCCGGCGGCACTGCCGGAAGCCCTGCGGAGGCTCGTTCTCTCGATGTGCGCCACCAACTGGCGGGAGCGTCCTGGGCTCCCGGTCGTCGTCCGGGCTCTCGAGTCGCTGCGGGGCGCCGCGACGCCGGGGGATCGCGCCCGGCTCGTCGCCTCTCCGCGCGTGGAGCCCGTGGTGGAAGCGCCCGCCCGGGTGCCGGAGGAGTTCGTCGGACCTTACCGGCTCGTCGACGCCGCCTTCGCGGCCCGGACCCCGGGGGACGGCCAGGCGCGGCCTCTCGCGGAGCTGCACGACCCGTTCGGCCGCCGCCTCGTCGGCGTCCCGTTCGAGTTCCGTTCGGCGACCGAGGAGGCCGCGTTCTACGAGCAGAGGCGGGCCCTCCTCGGAGATCTCAACGGGGTGCGTCTCCGTCACCCCGAGCTCTTCCCGGGGAGCTTCCGGGACCTCGTGCGGCAGGGGATCGGCGACGATCTCTTCCTCGTCTGGATCGTCCGGCCGCTTCTCGAAGGGGCGATCGACCTCGACCGCTACCTGTCGACGGAGCGGCCGGATGCCTCCCTCCCCGAGCGCGTCGCGATCCTGCGTCGCGTGGCCGAGGGCCTCGCGGCCCTCGAGGAGGCCGGCTACACGCTGGCCACGGTGTCGCCGCAGCTCGTCTTCTTCGTCCCTCCGCCGCCCGAGGGCGCCGACGAGCCGTCACCCACGCAGGCGGGGCTGACGCGCCCGGTCGCGGCCCTCTTCGACATCCCGGCCGTCTCCACGGGGCGGCGATTCCGTCAGGAGCTGATGGGAACCGCCTCGGCCGTCAAAGCCACGTCGGACGCGACCGGTCGCGTCGTGGCGGGATTCTTCGACGTCGCGGCCCGGATGAAAGTCCTCGCGATGCTCGGAGGGGCCGAGAGGGACGCCTTCGTCCAGGTCAGCGATGCCCAGGGCTGGGCGGAACGGGTCGACCTTCTCCGCTGGATCGAGACCCGCCTTCGCTGA
- a CDS encoding nickel-dependent hydrogenase large subunit — MSKRIVVDPVTRIEGHLRVDVEVDGGRVKNAWSSGQMFRGIEEILKGRDPRDAWLFTQRFCGVCTTVHAIASVRTVENALNLDVPMNAQYIRNLIVGAHAMHDHIVHFYHLSALDWVDVVSALKADPAKTSALAESLSPWPHNGTAVLKSVQDRLKGFVEAGQLGIFANGYWGHPAMKLPPEVNLLAVSHYLQALEYQRKINRVVTLLGSKTPNIQNLAVGGVANAINLDNEATLNMSKLYFVKEALDEVQQFVEQVYFPDVCAVGALYADWLPYGAGVKNYLAVPDFPLDEKGTQFDLPGGTILNGDLGTVKEIKSFRDDTFKEGVTESIARAWYDGDWEKHPFDEDTVPKYGKWEDDGKYSWVKAPRFQGKPMQVGPLAQVLVGLALKHEPTVRWGTKALETIGAVAKTKVGPEILHSTLGRHAARMIRTCMIAEITQKHWKLLVENIGKGDTEIFRKPEFPSGEQRGYGFHEAPRGTLSHWIVIKDGKIANYQAVVPSTWNAGPRDAKGQVGPYEASLIGNPIADAERPLEVLRTIHSFDPCLACAIHTLDVEGKEIARVRLA; from the coding sequence ATGTCGAAGCGAATCGTCGTCGATCCCGTCACCCGCATCGAGGGCCACCTCCGCGTCGACGTCGAGGTGGACGGCGGCCGCGTGAAGAACGCCTGGTCCTCGGGGCAGATGTTCCGCGGGATCGAGGAGATCCTCAAGGGCCGCGACCCGCGCGACGCGTGGCTCTTCACGCAGCGGTTCTGCGGCGTCTGCACGACGGTCCACGCGATCGCGTCGGTGAGGACGGTCGAGAACGCGCTGAACCTCGACGTGCCGATGAACGCGCAGTACATCCGGAACCTGATCGTGGGCGCGCACGCGATGCACGACCACATCGTCCACTTCTACCACCTCTCCGCGCTCGACTGGGTCGACGTCGTCTCGGCGCTCAAGGCCGACCCGGCGAAGACGTCGGCGCTCGCCGAGAGCCTTTCGCCCTGGCCGCACAACGGGACGGCGGTCCTGAAGTCGGTCCAGGACCGGCTGAAGGGCTTCGTCGAGGCGGGGCAGCTCGGGATCTTCGCGAACGGCTACTGGGGCCACCCGGCGATGAAGCTGCCGCCCGAGGTGAACCTCCTCGCCGTGTCGCACTACCTCCAGGCGTTGGAGTACCAGAGGAAGATCAACAGGGTCGTCACGCTCCTCGGCTCGAAGACCCCGAACATCCAGAACCTCGCGGTCGGCGGCGTGGCGAACGCCATCAACCTCGACAACGAGGCGACGCTCAACATGAGCAAGCTCTACTTCGTCAAGGAAGCCCTCGACGAGGTGCAGCAGTTCGTGGAGCAGGTCTACTTCCCCGACGTCTGCGCCGTCGGAGCGCTCTACGCCGACTGGCTGCCGTACGGCGCGGGCGTGAAGAACTACCTCGCCGTCCCCGACTTCCCGCTCGACGAGAAGGGAACGCAGTTCGACCTCCCGGGCGGGACGATCCTGAACGGCGACCTCGGGACCGTGAAGGAGATCAAGAGCTTCCGGGACGACACCTTCAAGGAGGGGGTCACCGAGTCGATCGCCCGCGCCTGGTACGACGGCGACTGGGAGAAGCACCCGTTCGACGAGGACACCGTCCCGAAGTACGGCAAGTGGGAGGACGACGGGAAGTACTCGTGGGTGAAGGCGCCGCGGTTCCAGGGCAAGCCGATGCAGGTCGGCCCGCTCGCGCAGGTCCTCGTCGGGCTCGCCCTCAAGCACGAGCCGACGGTGCGGTGGGGCACGAAGGCCCTCGAGACGATCGGGGCCGTCGCGAAGACGAAGGTCGGGCCGGAAATCCTCCACTCGACGCTCGGCCGGCATGCCGCCCGGATGATCCGCACCTGCATGATCGCCGAGATCACCCAGAAACACTGGAAGCTCCTCGTCGAGAACATCGGGAAGGGGGACACGGAGATCTTCCGCAAGCCCGAGTTCCCGAGCGGAGAGCAGCGGGGCTACGGGTTCCACGAGGCGCCTCGGGGCACCCTGTCGCACTGGATCGTCATCAAGGACGGAAAGATCGCGAACTACCAGGCCGTCGTCCCGTCCACCTGGAACGCCGGCCCGCGCGACGCGAAGGGGCAGGTGGGCCCGTACGAGGCGTCGCTCATCGGGAACCCGATCGCCGATGCCGAGCGGCCGCTCGAGGTCCTGCGGACGATCCACTCCTTCGACCCGTGCCTCGCCTGCGCGATCCACACCCTCGACGTCGAGGGCAAGGAGATCGCCCGCGTGAGGCTCGCGTAG
- a CDS encoding NAD(P)-dependent oxidoreductase yields the protein MSLPALVVTGASGFVGRHLLESLAEDYRIFGIARRSQLRCGAPIHPNITWFQVDIGEREPLGEVFKMIRLLGGAETVVHLAAHYDFTGEEHPEYQRTNVEGLRNTLDFSRDLGVSRFIFSSSVAACRLPAPGSALDEASPPDGDHVYARTKATGEAMVKEYAASFPSTIVRFAALFSDWCEYPPLFMFLSTWLSPAWNRSILGGRGESAIPYLHVKDVAAALRLVLEKGPGDLAPGEVLIASPDGSTSHRELFAEATRDFEGDARHPILMPRPLCGPGMWARALFGRLTGEMPFERPWMAKYIDLRMTIDASRSRARLGWAPRPRLELIRRLPFLIENLRMDPLEWNQRNRAAMKEVHFPTNLRLHRLLERYEDDVISAYHGHLVGPHGPIRFANYQRITEAEHDWNHRVVFGHLKNAVRTRDKGVLLSYCRQLATRRFEQGFAADELCGALLVLNLVVHRVVRRDPEAKGMRQELLEYVTGPLRLGCDEIQEVFDELIAARSRQARSGPARPDAREG from the coding sequence ATGTCCCTTCCCGCGCTCGTCGTGACCGGGGCGTCGGGCTTCGTCGGCCGGCACCTCCTCGAATCGCTCGCGGAGGACTACCGGATCTTCGGGATCGCTCGACGGTCCCAGCTCCGGTGCGGCGCCCCCATCCACCCGAACATCACCTGGTTCCAGGTGGACATCGGCGAGCGCGAGCCCCTCGGCGAGGTCTTCAAGATGATCCGCCTCCTCGGCGGTGCCGAGACCGTCGTCCACCTCGCCGCTCACTACGATTTCACCGGCGAGGAGCATCCCGAGTACCAGCGAACGAACGTCGAAGGCCTGAGGAACACTCTCGACTTCTCCCGCGACCTCGGGGTGAGCCGGTTCATCTTCTCGAGCTCCGTCGCCGCCTGCCGGCTTCCAGCCCCCGGCTCGGCGCTCGACGAGGCCAGCCCACCCGACGGCGACCACGTCTACGCGCGCACCAAGGCGACCGGCGAGGCCATGGTGAAGGAGTACGCGGCCTCCTTCCCGTCGACGATCGTCCGCTTCGCGGCCCTCTTCTCGGACTGGTGCGAGTACCCGCCGCTCTTCATGTTCCTCTCGACCTGGCTCTCCCCCGCGTGGAACCGGAGCATCCTCGGTGGCCGGGGCGAGTCGGCGATCCCCTACCTTCACGTCAAGGACGTCGCCGCAGCGCTGCGGCTCGTCCTCGAGAAGGGCCCGGGCGACCTCGCGCCGGGCGAGGTCCTGATCGCGAGCCCCGACGGTTCCACGAGCCACCGCGAGCTCTTCGCGGAGGCGACCCGGGACTTCGAAGGGGATGCGCGCCACCCGATCCTGATGCCTCGCCCCCTCTGCGGGCCCGGGATGTGGGCGCGCGCTCTCTTCGGCCGGCTCACGGGCGAGATGCCGTTCGAACGGCCCTGGATGGCGAAGTACATCGACCTGAGGATGACGATCGACGCGAGCCGCAGCCGGGCGCGTCTCGGCTGGGCCCCGCGCCCCCGCCTGGAGCTGATCCGGAGGCTCCCGTTCCTGATCGAGAACCTCAGGATGGACCCCCTCGAGTGGAACCAGAGGAACCGGGCCGCCATGAAGGAAGTCCACTTCCCAACGAACCTGCGCCTCCACCGCCTCCTCGAGAGGTACGAGGACGACGTCATCTCGGCGTACCACGGCCACCTCGTCGGACCGCACGGTCCCATCCGCTTCGCGAACTACCAGCGGATCACCGAGGCGGAGCACGACTGGAATCACCGCGTGGTCTTCGGCCACCTCAAGAACGCGGTGAGGACGCGCGACAAGGGCGTTCTCCTCTCGTACTGCCGGCAGCTCGCCACGCGGCGCTTCGAACAGGGCTTCGCGGCGGACGAGCTCTGCGGCGCGCTCCTCGTCCTGAACCTCGTCGTCCACCGAGTCGTGCGGCGCGACCCGGAGGCGAAAGGGATGCGCCAGGAGCTCCTCGAGTACGTCACCGGCCCCCTCCGTCTCGGGTGCGACGAGATCCAGGAGGTCTTCGACGAGCTGATCGCGGCCCGGTCGCGCCAGGCCCGGTCCGGCCCGGCGCGGCCCGACGCCCGGGAGGGCTGA
- a CDS encoding Rieske 2Fe-2S domain-containing protein, with product MPEAPGVPANPIDRRTFLAACATAVSSCARSTPEPPVPKPFELPLERFPTGVRVTVSVSGQPVEILRSSSGVTARSLLCTHQGCEVFWSDDQTAYLCPCHEGKFDAYGRPKEGPPPAPLKVLAARIEGPLLLVGP from the coding sequence ATGCCCGAGGCGCCCGGAGTCCCCGCCAACCCGATAGACCGTCGCACCTTCCTGGCGGCGTGCGCCACGGCCGTCTCGTCCTGTGCGCGGTCCACGCCCGAGCCTCCCGTTCCGAAGCCGTTCGAGCTGCCGCTCGAGCGGTTTCCCACGGGTGTCCGTGTGACCGTGAGCGTCTCCGGTCAGCCCGTCGAGATCCTCCGGTCCTCTTCCGGGGTCACCGCGCGCTCTCTCCTCTGCACGCACCAGGGGTGCGAGGTCTTCTGGTCCGACGACCAGACGGCCTACCTCTGCCCCTGCCACGAAGGCAAGTTCGACGCGTACGGCAGGCCGAAGGAGGGACCTCCACCCGCCCCGCTCAAGGTCCTCGCCGCCCGGATCGAAGGCCCGCTCCTGCTCGTCGGACCCTAG
- a CDS encoding hydrogenase small subunit encodes MTAVTHHRDPLPWELEGIDRRDFVKVVTAAAVAVGIPFTAAEQMAEAAVAKKLKPSVIWLHFQECTGCTESLLRTSHPALSTLILDLVSLDYHETLLAGAGHQAEKCLEDAMKAHEGKYVLVIEGAIPLKDDGIYCKIGGRTALELANTVAAKAGAIIAIGSCASWGGIPSADPNPTGATGAPEVLKGKTVVTIPGCPANPYNLLGVVLQFATFGTLPALDDQGRPKFAYGRTIHEHCPRRAHFDAGRFVEVFGDAGHREGWCLYKTGCKGPATHANCSVQHFGEVVDAWPIGLGHPCFGCTEKSLAFRAPLHSTVDIERPTPPDTYPPIAARQGGISPVATGVAGALVGAGVAAGFMASRKMGAEPPASGGPGDPEGEG; translated from the coding sequence ATGACAGCCGTTACGCACCATCGTGATCCGCTGCCCTGGGAGCTGGAGGGAATCGACCGCCGGGACTTCGTCAAGGTCGTGACGGCCGCCGCCGTGGCCGTCGGCATTCCCTTCACGGCCGCCGAGCAGATGGCGGAAGCGGCCGTCGCGAAGAAGCTGAAGCCGTCGGTCATCTGGCTCCACTTCCAGGAGTGCACGGGGTGCACGGAGTCTCTCCTGCGCACGTCGCATCCGGCGCTGTCCACCCTGATCCTGGACCTCGTCTCCCTCGACTACCACGAGACGCTCCTGGCCGGCGCGGGGCACCAGGCCGAGAAGTGCCTCGAGGACGCCATGAAGGCGCACGAGGGGAAGTACGTCCTCGTCATCGAGGGGGCGATCCCGCTGAAGGACGACGGCATCTATTGCAAGATCGGCGGGAGGACGGCCCTGGAGCTCGCGAACACCGTCGCTGCGAAGGCAGGGGCGATCATCGCGATCGGCTCGTGCGCGTCGTGGGGCGGAATTCCGTCCGCCGACCCGAACCCGACCGGAGCGACGGGCGCTCCCGAGGTGCTGAAGGGAAAGACGGTCGTCACGATCCCGGGCTGCCCGGCGAACCCGTACAACCTCCTCGGCGTCGTCCTCCAGTTCGCGACCTTCGGAACGCTCCCGGCGCTCGACGACCAGGGCCGCCCGAAGTTCGCCTACGGCCGGACGATCCACGAGCACTGCCCGCGCCGCGCCCACTTCGACGCCGGCCGCTTCGTGGAAGTCTTCGGCGACGCGGGACACCGCGAGGGGTGGTGCCTCTACAAGACGGGCTGCAAGGGTCCGGCGACGCACGCGAACTGCTCCGTCCAGCACTTCGGTGAGGTCGTCGACGCGTGGCCGATCGGCCTCGGACATCCCTGCTTCGGCTGCACCGAGAAGTCGCTCGCGTTCCGCGCGCCGCTCCATTCGACGGTCGACATCGAGCGGCCGACACCGCCCGACACCTATCCCCCGATCGCGGCGCGGCAGGGGGGCATCAGCCCGGTCGCCACGGGCGTCGCCGGGGCACTCGTCGGGGCGGGAGTGGCCGCCGGGTTCATGGCGAGCAGAAAGATGGGCGCCGAGCCGCCTGCCAGCGGCGGGCCCGGGGATCCGGAAGGGGAAGGCTGA
- a CDS encoding hydrogenase maturation protease, whose protein sequence is MGGSGREEEARIRVLGLGNVLMGDDAAGPWVVEHLRAAYDVGEGASLTDVGTPGLDLVPHIGGARVVVLVDTVKSTGSPGELRLYRKDEILKHPPGPRTSPHDPGVKETLLYLDMAGSGPEEVLLVGIVPGRVEKGLGLTPAVAAAIPAAAEAVVDELRRVGIPVRKREAAVPARPWWAGEDEAAT, encoded by the coding sequence ATGGGAGGAAGCGGCAGGGAAGAGGAAGCCCGGATCCGGGTCCTCGGCCTCGGAAACGTCCTGATGGGGGACGACGCGGCGGGGCCCTGGGTCGTGGAGCACCTCCGCGCGGCGTACGACGTCGGCGAGGGAGCGTCCCTGACCGACGTCGGGACGCCGGGCCTCGACCTCGTCCCCCACATCGGCGGCGCACGCGTCGTCGTCCTCGTCGACACGGTGAAGTCCACGGGGTCCCCTGGAGAGCTCCGCCTCTACCGGAAGGACGAGATCCTGAAGCACCCGCCGGGCCCCAGGACGAGCCCTCACGATCCGGGCGTGAAGGAGACCCTCCTTTACCTCGACATGGCCGGGAGCGGACCCGAGGAGGTCCTCCTCGTCGGAATCGTGCCAGGGCGCGTCGAGAAGGGGCTGGGGCTCACGCCCGCGGTCGCGGCGGCGATACCCGCGGCAGCCGAAGCCGTCGTCGACGAGTTGCGGCGCGTCGGGATTCCGGTCCGGAAGCGCGAAGCCGCCGTCCCGGCCCGTCCCTGGTGGGCGGGGGAGGACGAGGCGGCGACGTGA
- the hybA gene encoding hydrogenase 2 operon protein HybA, translated as MSAVDRRTVLKGVAATGAVAATGISLPAHGRVAKVAPPDAVGLLYDTTLCIGCKTCVVACREANDKKPDTRLSGGLWDMPSDLNGQTKNVIKLYKDPDSPERSYFKAQCLHCVDPACVGACMIGALQKREFGIVTYDSFFCSGCRYCQMVCPFEIPKFEWEKLAPKIVKCELCNHRLREGRQPGCTEVCPRHAVVYGKRTDLLAEAKRRIAESPKKYKGQKKGDPPKVYGETEGGGTQCLYLSHVPFEKLGLPDLSADPVPHVAQTVQHGIYQGFVAPVALYAVLGAVVFRNRKKQAATSGEPGNPTGGAE; from the coding sequence ATGTCCGCCGTCGACCGCCGAACCGTCCTGAAGGGCGTGGCGGCAACGGGCGCCGTCGCGGCCACCGGGATCTCCCTCCCCGCTCACGGCCGGGTGGCGAAGGTCGCGCCCCCCGACGCCGTCGGGCTCCTCTACGACACGACCCTCTGCATCGGCTGCAAGACCTGCGTCGTCGCCTGCCGCGAGGCGAACGACAAGAAGCCCGACACGCGGCTCTCCGGCGGCCTCTGGGACATGCCGTCCGACCTCAACGGGCAGACGAAGAACGTCATCAAGCTCTACAAGGACCCCGATTCCCCCGAGCGCTCCTACTTCAAGGCCCAGTGCCTGCACTGCGTCGACCCGGCCTGCGTCGGGGCCTGCATGATCGGGGCCCTCCAGAAGCGCGAGTTCGGGATCGTCACCTACGACTCGTTCTTCTGCTCGGGATGCCGCTACTGCCAGATGGTCTGCCCCTTCGAGATCCCGAAGTTCGAGTGGGAGAAGCTCGCCCCGAAGATCGTCAAGTGCGAGCTCTGCAATCACCGGCTCAGGGAAGGAAGGCAGCCAGGCTGTACGGAGGTCTGCCCCCGGCACGCCGTCGTGTACGGGAAGCGCACCGACCTGCTCGCCGAGGCGAAGAGGCGGATCGCGGAGAGCCCGAAGAAGTACAAGGGGCAGAAGAAGGGCGACCCGCCCAAGGTCTACGGCGAGACGGAGGGGGGCGGGACGCAGTGCCTCTACCTCTCGCACGTCCCGTTCGAGAAGCTCGGGCTTCCCGACCTCTCGGCCGACCCCGTGCCGCACGTCGCGCAGACGGTCCAGCACGGCATCTACCAGGGCTTCGTCGCGCCGGTCGCTCTCTACGCCGTCCTCGGCGCCGTCGTCTTCCGGAACCGGAAGAAGCAGGCGGCCACATCCGGCGAGCCGGGCAACCCGACGGGAGGCGCGGAATGA